One Eurosta solidaginis isolate ZX-2024a chromosome 5, ASM4086904v1, whole genome shotgun sequence DNA segment encodes these proteins:
- the LOC137254074 gene encoding uncharacterized protein, which translates to MSKKMKVARFSTTVGENLPSKESNPCKNCINLQKDVKDLKVIVENQNKIIMETLAAHNLLLKQLIHQDQISGDLLKTFPLMSLEEVEKVENEICSENRLTYH; encoded by the exons ATGAGTAAGAAAATGAAAGTAGCTCGATTTAGTACGACAGTGGGTGAAAATCTGCCATCGAAAG AGTCAAATCCATGCAAAAACTGTATAAATCTGCAAAAGGATGTAAAAGATCTAAAAG TAATTGTGGAAAATCAGAACAAAATAATTATGGAAACGTTGGCAGCTCACAACCTCTTATTAAAACAACTTATACACCAAGACCAAATATCAGGTGATTTGTTGAAGACTTTCCCACTAATGTCATTGGAGGAGGTTGAAAAAGTGGAAAATGAGATATGCAGCGAAAATAGACTCACTTAT cactaa